Part of the Chloroflexi bacterium ADurb.Bin180 genome is shown below.
GAACCGGATGTGTTCGCGACGATTTCACGGAGGTGTAACTATGTTCGATCGAAAAAGACGGTGGCTCATCGCGGCCATCGCCATCAGCGTGGCCCTGGCTGGCTGCGCGCCGAGCGTACCAGCAGTGGTCAAGGCCGCCGAGCTGAGCTCGCACAAGCCACGCGTTGACCCGACCAGCGCCGACGAGAGCGCTATCCCCAGCCTGGTCGAGGGCAACACGCGCTTGGCGCTCGACCTGTACCGCACGCTGTTCAACGCCGGGGAGAATCAGTTCGCTTCGCCTTACTCCATCTCGCTGGCCCTGGCCATGACCTATGCCGGCGCGCGCAACGAGACTGCCGCCGAGATGGCCCGCACCCTGCACTGGATGAGCGTGGACGACCTGCCCGCGGCTTTCAACGCGCTCGACCTGCTCCTGCGGAGCCGCGGTCAGGACCTGACAAAGGACGAGCGCTTTCGCCTGAACATTGCCAACGCCATCTGGGGACAGCAGGGCTTTGGCTTCCAGGACGAGTTCCTGGACACGCTGGCCCAGTACTACAACTCGGGTTTGCGTCTGCTCGATTTCTCCCACTCTCCTGATGCAGCGCGCAAGGTGATCAACCAGTGGGTGGAGGAGCAGACCGAGGACAAGATCAAGGACCTGTTGCCCGAAGGCTCCATCGATTCGCTGGTGCGTATGGTTCTGACCAACGCCATCTACTTCAACGCGGCCTGGCAGTATCCGTTCGACCAGCAGGCCACCCACGACGGCGTCTTTCACCGGCTTGACGGCAGCACCGTGACTGTGCCGCTGATGCATCAGAGCGAGCTGTTGGGCTATGCCGCCGGCCCCGGCTATCAGGCGGTCGAGTTGCCCTATGTGGGCGGCGATCTGTCCATGCTCATCCTCCTGCC
Proteins encoded:
- a CDS encoding Serpin (serine protease inhibitor), with the translated sequence MFDRKRRWLIAAIAISVALAGCAPSVPAVVKAAELSSHKPRVDPTSADESAIPSLVEGNTRLALDLYRTLFNAGENQFASPYSISLALAMTYAGARNETAAEMARTLHWMSVDDLPAAFNALDLLLRSRGQDLTKDERFRLNIANAIWGQQGFGFQDEFLDTLAQYYNSGLRLLDFSHSPDAARKVINQWVEEQTEDKIKDLLPEGSIDSLVRMVLTNAIYFNAAWQYPFDQQATHDGVFHRLDGSTVTVPLMHQSELLGYAAGPGYQAVELPYVGGDLSMLILLPDEGTFADWAKKLDADTLAGIVGSLEHQQVQLSLPRFSFDSEVQLKAALQKLGMSQPFTAEADFSGMTGRRDLFIDDVYHKAFVAVDESGTEAAAATAVVIRLSGMPLEPVAVTVDRPFLFLIRDTGTGAVLFLGHVVNPAQS